One Micromonospora sp. WMMD812 genomic window carries:
- a CDS encoding TetR/AcrR family transcriptional regulator, which produces MPTQADEAIREKVLAAADRLYYSRGVQAVGMDALRAEAGVSLKRLYQLFPSKERLVEEVLHRRHQLWNELVEAAVATGDTPRARLLAVYDMLARWFDEDDFRGCVFINTFGELGASTPRVADLVREHKAQFQTRIAELIAEAGGPASLAFQLAILAEGAQTTAAIAGTSEAAGHARAAAATLIDSALARTTPN; this is translated from the coding sequence ATGCCGACACAGGCGGACGAGGCGATCCGCGAGAAGGTGCTGGCCGCCGCCGACCGGCTCTACTACAGCCGCGGCGTCCAGGCGGTCGGTATGGACGCCCTACGGGCCGAGGCCGGTGTCTCCCTCAAGCGCCTCTACCAGCTCTTCCCCTCGAAGGAGAGGCTCGTCGAGGAGGTCCTGCACCGCCGGCACCAGCTCTGGAACGAACTCGTCGAGGCGGCCGTCGCGACCGGCGACACGCCCCGCGCCAGACTGCTCGCCGTCTACGACATGCTGGCCCGGTGGTTCGACGAGGACGACTTCCGTGGCTGCGTCTTCATCAACACCTTCGGTGAACTCGGTGCCAGCACACCGCGCGTCGCCGACCTCGTCCGCGAGCACAAGGCCCAGTTCCAGACGCGGATCGCCGAACTCATCGCCGAGGCAGGCGGCCCCGCGTCGCTGGCCTTCCAACTCGCCATCCTCGCCGAGGGAGCGCAGACCACCGCCGCCATCGCCGGCACCAGCGAAGCCGCCGGCCACGCCCGCGCCGCCGCCGCGACCCTGATCGACTCCGCCCTGGCCAGGACCACGCCGAACTGA
- a CDS encoding ABC transporter permease codes for MTSLAYTLTDSATMLRRQLRHIQRYPSLTAMLIGLPVVLLLLFVYVFGATLGAGLPGGNGDRGAYINYLVPGMLLFSVSGAAQGTAISVAMDTTEGIVDRFRTMAISRASVLTGHVLGSLVQTMLCIAVLIGISLAIGFRPTATPLEWLATAGVLAAVAFALIWLSVALGLLSDSVETASNLPMFLILLPFLGSGFVPTDTMPAGLRWFADHQPFTPITETLRGLLLGSGIGNSALFAVAWCAVISLLSYLWAKRLFHRRAAR; via the coding sequence ATGACCAGCCTCGCCTACACCCTGACCGACTCGGCGACCATGCTGCGCCGACAACTCCGCCACATCCAGCGCTACCCCTCGCTGACCGCGATGCTGATCGGCCTGCCCGTCGTCCTCCTGCTGCTGTTCGTCTACGTCTTCGGCGCGACGCTCGGCGCCGGGCTTCCCGGCGGGAACGGTGACCGCGGCGCCTACATCAACTACCTGGTGCCCGGCATGCTGCTGTTCAGCGTGTCCGGCGCCGCCCAGGGAACCGCCATCTCCGTCGCGATGGACACGACCGAGGGCATCGTCGACCGCTTCCGGACCATGGCCATCTCCCGCGCCTCCGTACTGACCGGACACGTCCTCGGCAGCCTGGTGCAGACCATGCTCTGCATCGCCGTGCTGATCGGCATCTCGCTGGCCATCGGCTTCCGGCCCACCGCGACCCCGCTCGAGTGGCTCGCCACCGCCGGCGTGCTCGCCGCCGTGGCGTTCGCGCTGATCTGGCTGTCGGTCGCGCTCGGCCTGCTCAGCGACAGCGTCGAGACCGCCAGCAACCTGCCGATGTTCCTCATCCTCCTGCCGTTCCTGGGCAGCGGCTTCGTACCCACCGACACCATGCCGGCCGGCCTGCGGTGGTTCGCCGACCACCAGCCGTTCACGCCGATCACCGAGACGCTGCGCGGACTGCTGCTCGGCTCGGGAATCGGCAACAGTGCCCTCTTCGCGGTGGCCTGGTGCGCGGTGATCTCGTTGCTGTCGTACCTGTGGGCAAAGCGACTGTTCCACCGCCGGGCAGCCCGCTAG
- a CDS encoding alpha/beta hydrolase, with amino-acid sequence MPYVSVGTENNTSIDLYYEDHGQGQPVVLIHGYPLDGHSWEKQSAALLGAGYRVITYDRRGFGQSGQPTVGYDYDTFAADLNTLLETLDLTNVVLVGFSMGTGEVARYLSRYGSARVAKAAFLASLEPFLLKTEDNPTGVPQEVFDGILAAVTADRYAYFTDFYRNFYNTEETLGSRLSEEALRNSWNVAAGASWYASSAAVPTWATDFRADIDKIDVPALILHGTADNILPIDATAREFHKRLPQADYVEIAGAPHGLLWTHAAEVNEALLAFLAK; translated from the coding sequence ATGCCGTACGTCAGCGTCGGGACCGAGAACAACACCAGCATCGACCTCTACTACGAGGACCACGGCCAGGGGCAGCCGGTCGTGCTCATCCACGGCTACCCCCTCGACGGGCACTCCTGGGAGAAGCAGAGCGCGGCCCTGCTCGGTGCCGGCTACCGGGTGATCACCTATGACCGGCGGGGCTTCGGGCAGTCCGGCCAGCCCACCGTCGGCTACGACTACGACACCTTCGCCGCCGATCTGAACACCCTGCTGGAGACACTCGACCTGACCAACGTCGTGCTGGTCGGCTTCAGCATGGGCACCGGTGAGGTGGCCCGCTACCTGAGCCGGTACGGCTCCGCCCGCGTCGCCAAGGCCGCTTTCCTGGCCTCGCTGGAGCCGTTCCTCCTGAAGACGGAGGACAACCCGACCGGCGTGCCGCAGGAGGTCTTCGACGGCATCCTCGCCGCCGTCACCGCCGACCGGTACGCCTACTTCACCGACTTCTACCGCAACTTCTACAACACCGAGGAGACGCTGGGCAGCCGGCTCTCCGAGGAAGCCCTGCGCAACAGCTGGAACGTCGCCGCCGGTGCCTCCTGGTACGCGTCCAGCGCCGCGGTGCCCACCTGGGCCACCGACTTCCGCGCCGACATCGACAAGATCGACGTGCCGGCACTGATCCTGCACGGCACCGCGGACAACATCCTGCCGATCGACGCCACCGCCCGCGAATTCCACAAGCGGCTGCCGCAAGCCGACTACGTCGAGATCGCCGGCGCCCCGCACGGCCTGCTCTGGACCCACGCCGCCGAGGTGAACGAGGCCCTGCTGGCCTTCCTCGCCAAGTGA
- a CDS encoding SRPBCC domain-containing protein, whose amino-acid sequence MADILHRIGVERRSPAQVYDALTTLDGLSGWWSEKTSGETGVGGVIEFRFGPGGFDMRVAELDPGRLVRWDVVDGPPEWIGTSVRWDLRQDGDYTIVLFRHEGWREPVEFMHHCSTKWATFLMSLKQLLETGKGAPDPRDVRISDWH is encoded by the coding sequence ATGGCGGACATCCTGCACCGCATCGGCGTCGAGCGGCGCTCGCCGGCTCAGGTGTACGACGCCCTCACCACCCTGGACGGCCTGTCCGGCTGGTGGTCCGAGAAGACGTCGGGGGAGACCGGCGTCGGCGGCGTGATCGAGTTCCGGTTCGGGCCGGGCGGGTTCGACATGAGGGTCGCCGAGCTCGATCCGGGCCGGCTGGTCCGGTGGGACGTCGTGGACGGACCACCGGAGTGGATCGGCACCAGCGTGCGGTGGGACCTCCGGCAGGACGGCGACTACACGATCGTGCTGTTCAGGCACGAGGGCTGGCGTGAGCCGGTCGAGTTCATGCACCACTGCAGCACCAAGTGGGCCACCTTCCTGATGAGCCTCAAGCAGCTTCTCGAGACCGGTAAAGGTGCCCCCGATCCGCGTGACGTCCGGATCAGCGACTGGCACTGA
- the pdxY gene encoding pyridoxal kinase PdxY, which produces MKILSIQSSVAYGHVGNSAATFPLQRLGHEVWPVLTVHFSNHTGYGAWRGPLLAPADVAEVIAGIEDRGVLGSADAVLSGYQGDPAMGAVILDAVDRVKAANPDAVYCCDPVMGDVGRGMFVRPGIPEYLRDVVVPRADIITPNQFELDFLAGRTTNSLPALLAAVDVVRETGPRHALVTSVLHGDVPAGSLEVVAVSDEGAWAVTTPLLPINPNGGGDVTAALYLAHLRTAGSPATALERTVASVFAVLEATLAAGTREIQLIAAQDAIADPPARFTARRLR; this is translated from the coding sequence GTGAAGATCCTGTCCATCCAGTCCTCGGTCGCCTACGGCCACGTCGGCAACTCGGCGGCCACGTTCCCTCTGCAGCGGCTCGGGCACGAGGTGTGGCCGGTGCTGACGGTGCACTTCTCCAACCACACGGGGTACGGCGCGTGGCGCGGACCGCTGCTGGCCCCGGCCGATGTGGCCGAGGTGATCGCGGGCATCGAGGACCGGGGGGTCCTCGGCAGCGCCGACGCGGTGCTGTCGGGTTACCAGGGTGACCCGGCGATGGGAGCGGTGATCCTCGACGCGGTGGACCGGGTCAAGGCGGCCAACCCCGACGCGGTGTACTGCTGTGACCCGGTGATGGGCGACGTCGGCCGCGGAATGTTCGTCCGGCCCGGCATCCCGGAGTACCTGCGCGACGTCGTCGTTCCGCGCGCGGACATCATCACCCCGAATCAGTTCGAGCTGGACTTCCTCGCCGGCCGTACGACGAACTCGCTGCCGGCGTTGCTGGCGGCGGTCGACGTGGTGCGCGAGACGGGGCCGCGGCACGCGCTGGTCACCAGCGTGCTCCACGGCGACGTGCCGGCGGGGTCGTTGGAGGTGGTGGCCGTCTCGGACGAGGGCGCCTGGGCGGTGACCACGCCGCTGCTGCCGATCAACCCGAACGGCGGCGGCGACGTCACCGCGGCGCTGTACCTCGCGCATCTGCGCACGGCGGGCTCGCCCGCGACGGCACTGGAACGCACCGTCGCCTCGGTCTTCGCCGTGCTCGAGGCGACGCTCGCGGCGGGTACCCGGGAGATCCAGCTGATCGCGGCCCAGGACGCGATCGCCGACCCGCCGGCGAGGTTCACCGCCCGACGGCTGCGGTGA
- a CDS encoding toxin-antitoxin system HicB family antitoxin, whose amino-acid sequence MELRAYVDAVRHDLAVAAAAGGDEARELAERLTAPLESAIRLALLDALSEAATEITRDLAPGSVDLRLRNREPSFVVTPPPADQWADEPEAPPAPIPPVNPLPPAPADGEDEATVRISLRLPEHLKARVEHSAAAAGVSINTWLIRAAAAAVGAGDLNRRSETRRTSGAATGGQRFTGWVR is encoded by the coding sequence ATGGAACTTCGCGCATACGTGGACGCCGTCCGACACGATCTCGCGGTCGCCGCGGCGGCCGGCGGCGACGAGGCCAGGGAGTTGGCCGAGCGGCTCACCGCGCCGCTGGAATCCGCGATCCGGCTCGCACTGCTGGACGCGCTCTCCGAGGCCGCCACCGAGATCACTCGGGATCTCGCGCCCGGCTCCGTCGACCTGCGCCTGCGCAATCGGGAACCCAGCTTCGTCGTCACGCCGCCGCCCGCGGATCAGTGGGCGGACGAGCCCGAGGCGCCGCCCGCGCCAATCCCTCCCGTCAACCCACTGCCGCCCGCGCCCGCCGACGGCGAGGACGAGGCGACCGTGCGGATCAGCCTGCGCCTGCCGGAGCACCTCAAGGCGCGAGTCGAGCACTCGGCTGCTGCGGCCGGCGTCTCGATCAACACCTGGCTGATCCGGGCCGCGGCCGCCGCGGTGGGCGCCGGTGACCTCAACCGCCGGTCCGAGACCCGCCGGACGTCCGGCGCGGCTACCGGTGGGCAGCGCTTCACGGGCTGGGTGCGCTGA
- a CDS encoding metalloregulator ArsR/SmtB family transcription factor: MSVMVDDDLWSAVGDPTRRRMLDLLLNEGSGTATSLSEHLPVTRQAVAKHLLVLDRVGLVRATSAGRERHFTVDQAQLARAVAQLADVGAAWDSRLRRIKRIAETIQSGRGTNSDTGRKQ; encoded by the coding sequence ATGAGCGTCATGGTCGACGACGACCTCTGGTCGGCGGTCGGCGATCCCACCCGGCGCCGAATGCTCGACCTGCTGTTGAACGAAGGCAGCGGAACGGCGACCAGTCTGAGCGAGCACCTGCCGGTGACCCGTCAGGCGGTGGCGAAGCACCTCCTCGTCCTCGACCGGGTCGGCCTGGTGCGCGCCACCAGCGCCGGCCGCGAGAGGCACTTCACCGTCGATCAGGCACAGCTGGCCCGCGCCGTCGCCCAGCTCGCCGACGTCGGCGCTGCCTGGGACTCGCGTCTCCGGCGCATCAAGCGCATCGCCGAGACGATCCAGAGCGGCAGGGGCACGAACAGCGATACCGGGCGGAAGCAGTAG
- a CDS encoding DUF4097 family beta strand repeat-containing protein yields the protein MPSFDTPGPISASVELVAGDVRINAGPRSDTVVHVRPADESEDRDVRAAAETRVDYAAGRLVVRGPKHGFGIFGGKSGTVEVTIDLPAGSGVEGKLGVGAIRCTGTLADCRLKTGFGDLQVEDTGRLDLDTGFGAAIAENVAGDADITTGSGRLSVRTVAGRAVLKNGNGDIWIDETAGDLRVHSANGHIAAEHAAASVTANTANGDIRVGELVRGSATLRTAAGRIEVGIKPGTAARLDLHTHYGKVRNEMDAAAGPADTDEKAEVRARTAFGDILIHRS from the coding sequence ATGCCATCGTTCGACACCCCCGGCCCGATCTCGGCGTCCGTCGAGCTCGTCGCCGGCGACGTACGGATCAACGCCGGCCCGCGGTCCGACACCGTCGTGCACGTACGGCCGGCCGACGAGTCCGAGGACCGCGACGTTCGTGCCGCGGCAGAGACGCGCGTCGACTACGCGGCCGGCCGCCTGGTGGTCCGTGGTCCCAAGCACGGGTTCGGCATCTTCGGCGGCAAGTCCGGCACCGTGGAGGTGACCATCGATCTGCCGGCCGGGTCCGGCGTGGAGGGGAAGCTGGGCGTCGGTGCCATCAGGTGCACCGGGACGCTGGCCGACTGCCGGCTCAAGACGGGCTTCGGTGACCTGCAGGTGGAGGACACCGGCCGGCTCGACCTCGACACCGGCTTCGGCGCGGCCATCGCCGAGAACGTGGCCGGCGACGCCGACATCACCACCGGGTCCGGCAGGCTCAGCGTCCGCACCGTCGCCGGCCGCGCGGTCCTGAAGAACGGCAACGGCGACATCTGGATCGACGAGACCGCGGGCGACCTTCGGGTGCACTCCGCCAACGGTCACATCGCCGCCGAGCACGCCGCCGCCTCGGTCACCGCGAACACCGCCAACGGCGACATCCGCGTCGGTGAACTGGTCCGCGGATCGGCCACGCTCCGCACGGCCGCCGGGCGGATCGAGGTCGGCATCAAGCCCGGCACCGCCGCCCGGCTCGACCTGCACACCCACTACGGCAAGGTGCGCAACGAGATGGACGCCGCCGCCGGTCCCGCCGACACCGACGAGAAGGCCGAGGTGCGCGCCCGCACCGCCTTCGGCGACATCCTGATCCACCGCTCCTGA
- a CDS encoding NAD(P)H-dependent oxidoreductase: MTRIGIILGSTRPGRNGEAVARWVHDIATKRVDAEYELVDIKDFNLPHLDEMAPPSLGQYSQPHTLQWAEKIASYDGYVFVTPEYNHSTSGALKNAIDFLYAEWNNKAAGFVSYGSVGGTRAVEHLRLVMAELQVADVRAQVALSLFTDFENFSVFTPGAHQEGAVNTMLDQLAAWSGALATLRTGTTMATPQSGR, from the coding sequence ATGACCAGAATTGGCATCATCCTCGGCAGTACTCGTCCCGGCCGGAACGGCGAGGCAGTGGCCCGCTGGGTGCACGACATCGCCACCAAGCGCGTCGACGCCGAGTATGAACTCGTCGACATCAAGGACTTCAACCTGCCACATCTCGACGAGATGGCGCCGCCGTCGCTCGGGCAGTACAGCCAGCCACACACCTTGCAGTGGGCCGAGAAGATCGCGTCGTACGACGGGTACGTCTTCGTGACCCCGGAGTACAACCACTCCACGTCCGGCGCGTTGAAGAACGCGATCGACTTCCTCTACGCGGAGTGGAACAACAAGGCGGCCGGCTTCGTCAGCTACGGCAGCGTCGGCGGCACCCGTGCGGTGGAGCACCTGCGCCTGGTGATGGCCGAGTTGCAGGTGGCGGACGTCCGGGCGCAGGTGGCCCTGTCGCTCTTCACCGACTTCGAGAACTTCAGCGTCTTCACACCCGGCGCGCACCAGGAGGGTGCGGTGAACACGATGCTCGACCAGTTGGCGGCCTGGAGCGGCGCGTTGGCGACCCTCCGGACCGGAACGACGATGGCGACACCCCAGTCCGGCCGGTAG
- a CDS encoding Rrf2 family transcriptional regulator translates to MKLSGGVEWALHCCVVLTTATEPVPAARLAELHDVSGSYLAKQLQALSRAGLVTSVQGKAGGYVLTRAPELITILDVVVAVDGAQPAFVCTEIRQRGPLAAPQEACDRPCPVARAMAGAEAAWRAALQAVTIADLASGVDEDYGPTALAGIRTWLHGPAEGDSATLERL, encoded by the coding sequence ATGAAGCTGTCCGGCGGGGTCGAGTGGGCGTTGCACTGCTGCGTGGTGCTGACCACGGCGACGGAGCCCGTGCCAGCCGCCCGGCTCGCGGAGCTGCACGACGTCTCCGGCAGCTACCTGGCCAAGCAGTTGCAGGCGCTCTCCCGCGCCGGCCTCGTCACCTCCGTGCAGGGCAAGGCGGGCGGTTACGTCCTGACCAGGGCGCCCGAGCTGATCACCATCCTCGACGTCGTCGTCGCGGTCGACGGCGCTCAGCCCGCGTTCGTGTGCACCGAGATCCGCCAACGCGGCCCCCTGGCGGCACCGCAGGAGGCCTGCGACCGCCCGTGCCCCGTCGCCCGCGCGATGGCCGGAGCCGAGGCCGCCTGGCGCGCCGCCCTGCAGGCGGTCACCATCGCGGACCTCGCCAGCGGTGTCGACGAGGACTACGGGCCTACCGCGCTCGCCGGCATCCGCACCTGGTTGCACGGGCCGGCCGAGGGCGATTCCGCGACGCTTGAGCGACTGTAG
- a CDS encoding SRPBCC domain-containing protein, whose protein sequence is MEFGTIEREIRIEAAPEVVFDVVSSPEHLREWWPDEAEFPAVPGGAGRIGFGDFARGTGAWVQFTVVDAVPPRLFSFRWTHAEGESAAPGNSFLVVFELEPAGSGTLLRMTESGFRERGWDEAKVAAEYADHVTGWDLFLPRLPVYAAKVGAGA, encoded by the coding sequence ATGGAATTCGGAACGATCGAGCGGGAGATCCGCATCGAGGCCGCACCCGAGGTCGTCTTCGACGTGGTGAGCAGCCCCGAGCACCTGCGCGAGTGGTGGCCGGACGAGGCGGAGTTCCCGGCCGTGCCCGGGGGTGCGGGGCGGATCGGCTTCGGGGACTTCGCGCGCGGCACCGGCGCCTGGGTGCAGTTCACGGTCGTCGACGCCGTACCACCGCGGCTGTTCTCCTTCCGGTGGACCCACGCGGAGGGGGAGTCCGCCGCCCCGGGCAACTCGTTCCTGGTCGTCTTCGAGCTCGAGCCCGCCGGTAGCGGGACGCTCCTGCGGATGACCGAGAGCGGCTTCCGCGAGCGCGGCTGGGACGAGGCGAAGGTCGCCGCCGAGTACGCCGACCACGTCACCGGCTGGGACCTCTTCCTTCCGCGGCTGCCGGTGTACGCCGCGAAGGTCGGAGCGGGCGCATGA
- a CDS encoding ATP-binding cassette domain-containing protein → MAVTTATRPAISVSGLRKTYGDKLVLDGIDLMVTEGSVFSLLGPNGAGKTTVVRILSTLIPADAGSIRVAGHDLTRQPDGVRAAIGVTGQFSAVDNLLTGEENLRLMADLHHLGRAEGRRRVTRLIDQFDLGEMSRKPASVYSGGMRRRLDLAMTLVGDPRLIFLDEPTTGLDPRSRHAMWQIIRGLVADGVTIFLTTQYLDEADQIADRIAVLDHGRIVVEGTSDELKRRIPGGHILLRFTDPAALRIAAGALGVGQRDDDALTLQVPSDGDVRSLRTMLDRLDDAHVEVDRLSIHTPDLDDVFFAFTGTPASGTATAQDATTEGHR, encoded by the coding sequence ATGGCGGTAACGACCGCGACCCGGCCGGCCATCTCGGTGTCCGGCCTGCGCAAGACGTACGGGGACAAACTCGTCCTCGATGGCATCGACCTCATGGTCACCGAGGGGAGCGTCTTCTCGCTGCTCGGGCCGAACGGCGCGGGCAAGACCACCGTGGTCCGGATCCTGTCCACCCTCATTCCCGCCGACGCCGGATCGATCCGCGTCGCCGGCCATGACCTGACCAGGCAGCCCGACGGCGTACGCGCGGCGATCGGTGTCACCGGCCAGTTCTCCGCCGTCGACAACCTGCTCACCGGCGAGGAGAACCTCAGGCTGATGGCCGACCTGCACCACCTCGGCCGCGCCGAGGGCAGGCGCCGCGTCACCCGGTTGATCGACCAGTTCGACCTCGGTGAGATGTCCCGCAAGCCGGCCTCCGTCTACTCCGGAGGAATGCGCCGCCGCCTCGACCTCGCCATGACCCTGGTCGGCGATCCGCGACTGATCTTCCTCGACGAGCCCACCACCGGCCTCGACCCCCGCAGCCGGCACGCGATGTGGCAGATCATCCGCGGACTCGTCGCCGACGGAGTCACGATCTTCCTGACCACCCAGTACCTCGACGAGGCCGACCAGATCGCGGACCGCATCGCCGTGCTCGACCACGGTCGCATCGTCGTCGAGGGCACCTCCGACGAACTCAAGCGCCGCATCCCCGGCGGACACATCCTGCTGCGTTTCACCGACCCCGCCGCCCTGCGGATCGCGGCCGGCGCACTGGGCGTCGGGCAGCGCGACGACGACGCCCTCACGCTGCAGGTGCCCAGCGACGGCGACGTGCGCTCACTGCGCACCATGCTCGACCGCCTCGACGACGCGCACGTCGAGGTCGACCGGCTCTCCATCCACACCCCGGATCTGGACGACGTCTTCTTCGCCTTCACCGGCACGCCCGCGTCCGGCACCGCCACCGCCCAGGACGCCACCACGGAGGGACACCGATGA
- a CDS encoding SDR family oxidoreductase yields the protein MKFTVIGGTGLIGSQVVQKLTAAGHEVVPAAPSTGVNLLTGEGLDQALAGADVVINVANSPTFDEASLDFFRTTMTNLLAAGERAGVRHQVILSIVGVDQVPQLDYYRAKTLQEDLLRQGPTPYSIVRATQFFEFVNAIMSWTSDDKTVRLPATRVQPMATADIVDAVVEVATGAPVNGIHNIAGPDVFALDELGRITLAAQHDDRAVVTDDNAGMFAVVNGDVLIAGPDAHLASTHYQDWIKSAR from the coding sequence ATGAAGTTCACAGTCATCGGTGGCACCGGACTGATCGGGTCGCAGGTGGTCCAGAAGCTGACCGCGGCGGGGCACGAAGTCGTCCCCGCCGCGCCGTCGACCGGCGTCAACCTGCTCACGGGAGAAGGACTGGACCAGGCGCTGGCGGGTGCCGACGTCGTCATCAACGTGGCGAACTCGCCGACCTTCGACGAGGCCTCCCTGGACTTCTTCCGCACCACCATGACCAACCTGCTGGCCGCGGGGGAGCGGGCCGGCGTCCGGCACCAGGTCATCCTCTCGATCGTCGGGGTGGACCAGGTGCCCCAGCTCGACTACTACCGGGCCAAGACCCTGCAGGAGGACCTGCTCCGGCAGGGGCCCACGCCGTACTCCATCGTGCGGGCCACCCAGTTCTTCGAGTTCGTGAACGCGATCATGTCGTGGACGTCCGACGACAAGACGGTTCGCCTGCCCGCCACCCGTGTTCAGCCGATGGCCACCGCCGACATCGTCGACGCGGTCGTCGAGGTCGCCACCGGCGCGCCAGTGAACGGCATCCACAACATCGCCGGCCCGGACGTCTTCGCCCTCGACGAGCTCGGCAGGATCACCCTGGCCGCGCAGCATGACGACCGGGCCGTCGTCACCGACGACAACGCCGGCATGTTCGCGGTCGTCAACGGCGACGTGCTCATCGCGGGCCCGGACGCGCACCTGGCTTCCACGCACTACCAGGACTGGATCAAGTCGGCCCGCTGA